The sequence below is a genomic window from Microbulbifer hydrolyticus.
CTGTTACGGACTGGGGCAGGATTTTGGCGGCGCCATCCCCTGCGCGCCGGCGGCGGGAAGCCTGGGGCAGCAGCTTTCCCAGATCACCGGCTCGGTGTTGACCAATGGCCCCAATTGGGCCGTGGGCGGCAATCGCACCGCTGACGTCCTGCTGGACCTGGTGGGCCCGCAACGCTTCCGTCAGCTCTTCCCGGATACCACGGTGGCGGATCACAATACCCTTTCCACCATATTGCCGGACGCCAGCCGTTGCGGCCCGGACGGTGTGTGCGATCCTGCGGCGGGGGAGAGCCCCTATCTGAGTCCTGTGGAAGTGCAGGCTGCCGTTGCGGCATTCAATGATCCGATGGCCCTGCAGGCACTGGTAGACGACCCGAACAACAATATCACCCTCACTGGTGTGCCTTTTGCTACCGGGCAGGGTTATCTCCCGCAGAATGCCGTTTCCAGCACGGATCTCTATTTTCTGAATGGTGGTGGCAATAATATTCTTGACGGCGTGCGCGGCAGTAACCTGAGCCCTATGTCGATGGAGCGTGCTGCGACTTTCCTTTCTACCGCTGGCAGTGAGCTGAAGGCTGCCGGTGCCAAATATATTGTGATGACCAACGCCCCGAGAATCGGGCGGACGCCCGCGATTTACCTGCAGGGGCAGGGTGCGATCAACTATGCCAACTACGGCACCGGGTTGTTTAACGACACACTGCGCCAGCAGGTCAATGCAGTGGGGAACATACTGTTGCTGGATGTGGAAGGTACCCTTGAGCTGCTGATTCAGGACCCGGCAGCGTTTGGCCTCGCCAACATCAACCAGAGTGCAACCTGTTATGTCAACTGCGCCAACCCTCACCCGGTGTACGGCGCCAATGGCACTAATCCCAATGCCGACATGCTGGTGTTTTATGACAGCATTCATCCGACGTTGGCTGTGCAGAGAATACAGGCCGACTACTTTTACGAGGTGCTAACCGCGGCGGTGGGTTTTGGTGTGCTGCCGGACCTGGGGTACCAGAACACCCGTCAGCACCGTGTCAACATCGACCACCACCTTATCTCCCAGCGCTATCGCGAGCCCTATACCACCGTATTTTTTGGTGCCAGTGTCGGGCACACGGAAATGGGGACGGTGCCCGCGATCAACGACGAATACCCGGCCTGGGATGGATTTCTGGGCATGAGCTTCGCAGGCTTTGAGGCGTTTGAATGGGGGCTCGGCATGTCATACGGAGGCAGCGAATACGAACCTGACAATCTGTTCCTCAAGTCCCGCAATTTCAATGTCAGTGCATTCGCTCGCTGGGACGATGGTTTCTGGTTTGCCGATGGTGCCGTCGGTTTTTCCGATATCCAGTACGATGATATCGAGCGAACCATCCATGTCGGTGATACCTTTCGTCACCGCCTGGACGCAGACACAGACGGCGACGGGTTTAACGCTTTCATCCGCGCCGGTTACGATGCCAGCCGCAACCTTGACAGCCAGATGGGGCCGTTTGTCGCCGCTGAGTGGACCCGGATTGATGTCGATGGCTTCAGCGAACGCACCTCGGTTGATCTCACCTACACCGGGGAATACGGGCTGCGCAGAGATCCACTTGGTCTGCGGGTGCAGGGCCAGGACCGCGAGTACCGCCGCTGCCGTGCGGGCTTCTTCTACAACAGTCCCGAGTCCGCCGAGCGCCAGTGGTTCGGGGAGTTCTGGCTGGAGCACACCGCTGGTGACGATTACGCCGACCTTGGTATCGGGGTCAACGCCATCCGCAGCAACTGGGCGCGCCTGCCTTCCTACCGCAGCAGGAATGCAGGTAACTTCCAGAATGGTGTCGGCGCTCTGGTGGGGGTGAATATCAACGAAAAGCTGCGGATCGCGGCGGATTTTCTGGTGCGGCCAGAGGATACGATTGGAGGGCTGAGCCTGAACTATCGGTTTTAACGACCGCCCTTGTTGAACGATACCGGGCAGGCTATAAACCGGAATTACCTGCTCTGCGCGTTGCGGGCTGGCGTCCTGTAGCAGAGCTCTGGCGCTTGACCGCAGTTTCTGCGGCAAACGTGGCAAATAAATCGGCTTGCTGCGAAAAGGCCGGTGGTTAAGCGGCATCGATTACTCTGGCGGTTGTTATCTTTGTTGTCATCTAGACGGTATTGATAACAACCCTGAATATGGATTCCCACGATGTATAGCCCCCGATTCAGCAAACAGAGTCAGGCCCTGCATTCCGCCGACGCCGATGTCTGGGCGGTCAGTGATCGCGCCCACGCCCTGGCGGACAAAGGGGAGGATGTCATCTTCCTGTGTGTCGGCGACCCCAATTTCGACACCCCCGAGCCGATCCTCGATTTCGCGCGCGCCCGCCTCGGCGTTGGCCGTACGCATTATTCCCCGGCGGCTGGTGAAGCCATGCTGCGCCGCGCCATTGCGGATATTGAAAGCAAGGTCTCCCCGCACCCCTGCAGTCCCGACGACGTGGTGGTATTTCCCGGCGGCACCAATGCCATTTTCGCGGTGCTCTCCTGCCTGCTCAACCCCGGTGAACAGATCGTGATTCCCGAGCCGATGTACATCGGCTACGTACCCATCACCGATGCCCTGCAACTGGACGTCAAGAAGGTTGCCTGTACCGCAGAGCAGGGGTTCGCGTTTGATACGGAAAGTATCAAGCAGGCCATCACCGCGGAAACCCGGGTTGTCATGATCAACACCCCGGTCAACCCCACTGGGGCCATGGCGACACCGGAGCAGTTGCGCGAGCTGGCGGCGTATTGCCGTGAGCGGGATATATGGCTTATCTCTGATGAAATGTATTCCATGATCACCTTTGCCCGTCGCCACACGTCCCTGCGCACCGCGGCCGAGCACCTCGACAATGTGATTGTGATCGATGGCCTGTCCAAGTCCCACGCGATGAGTGGCTGGCGCCTGGGTTGGGCCGTGGCGCAGGGCGAGCTGGTGGACCGGCTGGTAGAATTTGCCGGGGCCACCATTTTTGGTGTGCCACAGTTTATTCAGGAGGCCGCGGCATTTGCGCTGGAGTTTGATACCTACTTTGTAAAGCAGATGCGTGACGCCTATGAAAAGCGACGCGACCTGATTGTCGAGCGCATCGGGCGTATTCCGGGGCTCAGCTGCTCTTCCCCGGAAGCGGGCATGTTTGTGATGGTCGATGTGTCCTCCGTGGCGGAGAACGGCGAGGCATTTGCCGATGCGCTGCTGGATGCGGAGCTGGTCTCGGTCTTGCCTGGCAAACCTTTCGGACCGAGTGCGGTAAATCATGTACGCTTGACACTGGCGGCGGAGGAAAGCGAACTGTCACGTGCACTGGACCGTATTGAACGGTTTGTCACGGGCGGTTGTCTGAAGGCAGGGTGAACTCTACCCCCCTGCAGCATTCCGGGCAGAGCACTGGCCCGGAGACGCTTCCGTTAACCTGGCTTAATTGGCCCCGATGTGGGCCGTCGAAACGGCTGAAAGAAAATTACAGTGAAAGTAGACCGTCACAACCTCAAGATCCTCGAAGTTCTGCAGGCGAATGCACGCATCAGCAACCTGAACCTCGCCGACCAGATAGGCCTTTCTGAAAGCGCCTGTCTGGCGCGCGTGAAGAAGCTCACCAGCGAAAAATTTATCCGTGAGTTCCAGGCGGAAGTGAACCTGGAAAAGGTGCGCCACGCGGAGTTTTACGTAAACGTGGCATTGAAGCGCCAGGATTCAAAGACCAGCGAGAGTTTCCGCCGTGCGATCAACAAGATCGAGCAGATCGTCTCCTGCGTGAAAATGTCCGGTGAGTTTGATTACATGCTGCGGTTTGTATGCCCGGACGCGGCTGACTTCAACCGCGTGTCAGAGCAGCTGCTGGCCGATGAAGACGCGGCCATTACCCGCATGACATCCCACCTGGTCATCGAAAAAACCAAACCATTCACAGGTTACCCGCTGGAGTTGCTGTTCCAGGACTAGCCTCTTCGCATGCCTTGTCACGGTTTCAGGCGGGTGCCCGGCTGGCG
It includes:
- a CDS encoding autotransporter outer membrane beta-barrel domain-containing protein, which codes for MFSSRKKRPGYLTGALYFPGVLSLAIGAAVGTCPAYAEEPLYGALIVFGDSLSDNGNAGVFTSEDPEGIYPRQPAVSFLADRLGLAKQNSCYGLGQDFGGAIPCAPAAGSLGQQLSQITGSVLTNGPNWAVGGNRTADVLLDLVGPQRFRQLFPDTTVADHNTLSTILPDASRCGPDGVCDPAAGESPYLSPVEVQAAVAAFNDPMALQALVDDPNNNITLTGVPFATGQGYLPQNAVSSTDLYFLNGGGNNILDGVRGSNLSPMSMERAATFLSTAGSELKAAGAKYIVMTNAPRIGRTPAIYLQGQGAINYANYGTGLFNDTLRQQVNAVGNILLLDVEGTLELLIQDPAAFGLANINQSATCYVNCANPHPVYGANGTNPNADMLVFYDSIHPTLAVQRIQADYFYEVLTAAVGFGVLPDLGYQNTRQHRVNIDHHLISQRYREPYTTVFFGASVGHTEMGTVPAINDEYPAWDGFLGMSFAGFEAFEWGLGMSYGGSEYEPDNLFLKSRNFNVSAFARWDDGFWFADGAVGFSDIQYDDIERTIHVGDTFRHRLDADTDGDGFNAFIRAGYDASRNLDSQMGPFVAAEWTRIDVDGFSERTSVDLTYTGEYGLRRDPLGLRVQGQDREYRRCRAGFFYNSPESAERQWFGEFWLEHTAGDDYADLGIGVNAIRSNWARLPSYRSRNAGNFQNGVGALVGVNINEKLRIAADFLVRPEDTIGGLSLNYRF
- a CDS encoding pyridoxal phosphate-dependent aminotransferase, producing the protein MYSPRFSKQSQALHSADADVWAVSDRAHALADKGEDVIFLCVGDPNFDTPEPILDFARARLGVGRTHYSPAAGEAMLRRAIADIESKVSPHPCSPDDVVVFPGGTNAIFAVLSCLLNPGEQIVIPEPMYIGYVPITDALQLDVKKVACTAEQGFAFDTESIKQAITAETRVVMINTPVNPTGAMATPEQLRELAAYCRERDIWLISDEMYSMITFARRHTSLRTAAEHLDNVIVIDGLSKSHAMSGWRLGWAVAQGELVDRLVEFAGATIFGVPQFIQEAAAFALEFDTYFVKQMRDAYEKRRDLIVERIGRIPGLSCSSPEAGMFVMVDVSSVAENGEAFADALLDAELVSVLPGKPFGPSAVNHVRLTLAAEESELSRALDRIERFVTGGCLKAG
- a CDS encoding Lrp/AsnC family transcriptional regulator, with the protein product MKVDRHNLKILEVLQANARISNLNLADQIGLSESACLARVKKLTSEKFIREFQAEVNLEKVRHAEFYVNVALKRQDSKTSESFRRAINKIEQIVSCVKMSGEFDYMLRFVCPDAADFNRVSEQLLADEDAAITRMTSHLVIEKTKPFTGYPLELLFQD